The genomic window GCTACCGCTCGGATGCCGACCAGGAGCGGATCATCAACGACTACTACGCGAAGTACAAAGGCAACCCGCTGGTGACGGACGTCGAGAAGCGCCGGCAGTGGCTCATCGCCAAGCCGCGGAGCCTGAAGATTGGCAAGGTGGGGTACAGCCCGCACCGCACCGGCTATGCGTTCGATCTCTCCGGCGGCAGCCTCGACGCGATCCAGGCGGCGGTCGACAAGTGCGTCAAGGAGCAGGGCCAGAAGTTCCCGCTGCTGAGCACGCTCATCGAGCGTTCGAACAACTGCCTCCACATCAACCTGACGCCGTCGGCGACAGTGGTGGCGGAGACCAACGTCACGAAGCCCTCCACCAACACCTCCAACAGCTCCAGCAGCTCCCTGCCGCTGACGGACCTGAAGGGGATCAAGATCCCCAAGACGGGCAACGCGTTCATCGACGGGCACTCGGCGGACGCCATCCTGAGCCAGCGCGAGACGGGAGTGCCGGCCTCGGTAACGCTGGCGCAGGCCATCCTGGAGAGCGGCTGGGGCAAGTCCACCCTGGCCTCGAAGTACAAGAACTACTTCGGCATCAAGGGCAAGAGCGTGAACGGCACCATCGTCCTGAGCACCGGCGAGCACCTCGACGGGAAGGACGTGGTGATCAAGGACGGCTTCCGTGTGTACAACACCCCGTCCGAGTCCTTCGCGGACCACGGCCGCTTCTTCATCGTGAACAAGCGCTATGCCGAGGCCATGAAGCACACGGACGACTGCGAGCGGTTCGCCGAGGAGATCCACAAGGCGGGCTACGCCACCGATCCGGAGTACTCCACGAAGCTCATCAAGCTCATGCGCCAGCACAAGCTCGCGCAGTTCGATGGGATCGCCCTGGGCATGGGCCCGATCGACCCCAGCGCTTCGAACACGACGACCACCACCTCCAACACGAAGACGACCACCACCAACACGACGACCAGCTCGACCACCAGCTCGACGACCAGCTCGACCACCAGCTCCACGGACGCGCCCTCGCTGGCCGCCGTGGCCGCGGGCAAGGCCGTGCTGACGTACGGCATGAAGGGCCCGGCCGTGAAGGAGGTGCAGCAGTTGCTGGTGCAGACGGGCTACCTGACCCAGGCGGATATGGACACAGGGCCGGGGAAGTTCGGTCCGAAGACGCTGGCCGCGCTCCAGGACTTCCAGCGGAGCGCCGAGGTGTCCAGCCCGAAGGGCACCGTGGACAAGGAGACCCTCGAGGTCCTGAAGAAGGCCAAACCGAAGACGCAGACGGAGCAGCCGAAGCAGGAGACGCCCTCGACGGACCACAAGTCGAACTCCTCCACCTCGGTCGCGGTCTACGACGGCAAGACGCCGGCGCCAGGGACGGTCAAGGACGCGTGGGTGCCCCTGGATGCCCCGGTCAAGGGAGACCCCAACCGCCGCAGCGCCGAGACCTACCTGGCGGTCATCAAGCAGTTCGCGGTGACGGTGAATCGGCGCTACGCGCGGACGAGCGCATCGACCTTCTGCAACATCTTCGCGTGGGACGTCACCAAGGCGATGGGGACGGAGATCCCACACTGGGTCGACAAGGACAACAACCCCTCCGGCCAGAGCGCCAAGAACCGCGAGCTGAACGCCAACGCCACGCAGGCGTGGCTGAAGGATCATGGGGGCCGGTTCGGGTGGAAGATGCTGGGCCAGACAAACCGGCCGGCGGACTCCCAGACCGAGTCCAAGCGGCCCGCGGTGTGGAAGCAGGCCCAGGACCTGGCCAACAAGGGCTTCCCGGTGGTGGTCATCTGGCGCAACCCCGGTGGCATCGGCCACATCGGCGTCATCCGTCCGGGAGAGGTGACCGCGAACGGGCCCGCGCTCTCCCAGGCTGGCGCGAACAACGTCGAGGATGGCCACGTGCACGACAGCACCACCTTTGGTGGCAAGCCTGTCGTCGAGTACTGGTCCAACGAGACCGGCCAGGTGGATCCGAGGCTGGCCGCGGCGTAGCCCGCGCCCGCTCGAGGCGATCGAGCGGTGGACTACTTCTTCGCTCGGGACTCCGCGGCCTGGATCACCTCCAGGTTGCGCTGGTCCTGCGGCGTGAGCACGGCATCCGTGTAGGCCGGGTCCTTGCGGTACCACGGCTCCTGCGAGAAGAAGTCCTGCAGATCCTTCGCCTGGAAGGTGCGGCCGTGCCGGGCGTACACCGCGTTGCGCAGGATGCGGAGCTGCTGCGGCGACAGCAGGGCGAGGGGCTCGGCCGGCAGGTCCCCGCTCAGGGCACGGATGGCGGCATCCAGCACGAGGTTCTGCCCATACGGACAGGAGAAGCGCTTGCGCGCGTCCGCGGGCTTCACGCCCGAGGGCGGCGGCCAGAGCTGGGCCAGCGACACGTTGTCCAGCTCCAGCGCGGAGATGATGGGGTACTGCTCGCAGTAGGAGTAGAGCGCCTGGGTGAAGCCGGCCGCGTCGCCACTGGAGGCCTTCACCAGCGTGTCCCAGAGCGGCGCCCGGCCCGCGCGCTCCATGGCGGGGCGGACCTTCGCGCGAAGCTCGGGATCCCGGTACGACTGGGAGGTGAGCAGCAGGGAGGTCGCGTCCTTGGAGAGGGCCTTGTCCTTCGTGGCTGCGACGAGTGCTTCCACTCCGAGCCGGAAGGACTCGGCGGTCTGGTCCCCCTTCTGGACGTTCTTGAAGGAGAGCGCCCGCATGCAGCCGAGCGCATCGGAGCGGCTGGGGCGCTGCTCGCACTGCGCCAGGTCCTGGGGCGTGGCCTTGCCCAGCAGGACCTTCGGGTAGAGATCGATGTCACAGAAGCAGGAGCCCGCCAGAGCGTTGGACGCGGCGAGCCCCAGCCACAGCACGGAGAAGCGACCCAGTGTCGTCATCAGCATCTTCATGAGGGGGACGATATGCTGGGAAGGACCGCTCTCGTGAAGGTGCTCGCATGTTCCTGTCCGCCCTGGTCTCCCTGCTCGTCGTCGCCGCTCCGACTCCGGAGGGGTGGAGCACCTACGCCAACGAGCGCTACGGCTACACCATCGGGATTCCCGCGGGGCTGGAGGGGCAGGGCGAGTCCGGGAACGGAGATGGCCAGGAGTTCAAGAGCGCCGCGGGCGACGTGAGCCTCAAGGTGTGGGCCGCCCAGGTGATGGAGCTCGAGGGAGAGCCCGAGGGCAAGACGAACCTGGCCTGGCAGCGGAGGACCTCGCTGGCGAGGTGGCGCAAGCAGGGCATTCGCGTCACCTACCAGCCGAAGGGGAAGGGGTGGTTCGTGCTCTCGGGGGAGGACGCGAAGGGGCGGGTGCTCTACCTCAAGCATGTGGAGAAGGACGGTGTCCTCTATGGCTTCGAGTGGAGCCACCCTCAGGGCGCCAGGACCTGGCAGGACGCCACGGGGGCCATCGCCAAGAGCTTCAAGCTGCCCTGAGGCCGCGAGCCCGCCGACGCGAGCGCGGTTCAGCCGGGCAGGGGCAGGGTGAACGCGAGCTGCAGGTGGGTTCCCGCCAGCTCGGGCCGCACGGAGGCGCGAACCTGGACGCCCCGCTCGCCACGCCCGGTGGACACCACCCGGGCATGGAGCTGGCAGTCCTGCTTCGAGCCGGTGGGCAGGAAGACCTCGGCGGCTCGGGAGAAGGCGGCTGCGATCGCGTCCGGCGCGGCGCCCGCGGGTAGGCGCTCGGTGAGCTCCTGGGCGAGGCGGACGAGGCGGCCGGTGAGGAGCTGCGCGGGGAGCGGCGTGGCATCCCTGCCGCCGTACACGGTGGGAGCCGCCGCCAGCATCACGGCATCCGAGTCCCACCAGCCGCTCACGCCGAGCAGGCCCTGCGCGGCCAGCCGCTCCTGTTCTCGCAGGGAGAGGCAGACCTCGGTGGCTACGGTCGAGCCTGCTTGGGGCTTCCACACCGCGGGGGCTCGGGTGCTGCTGCCGGGACCGCCGAGGCGGCCAAAGGTGCGGGTGTCGCGGAAGCTCGCGGCCAGCAGGGCGGCCACGGCGAGCACGGGGCTGGTGAAGCACTGACGGCGGATGCCTCCGTGCTGCTCGGCCAGCATCACCACGGGGTTGAGGGCGGCACACAGCCAGCGCGAGGACTCCTCGGCGCGAAGCCGTCGCCACTGCTCGCGCAGGCGCGCCTCCGTGTCACTCGAGGGAGACGGTCCTTCCCCGAGGAGGGAGTGGGGCACGGCCACCACCATGGGCAGCGAGGCCTGCTCTCCCAGGGCCGCGAGTTGCCGCAGGGCGTCGAGGTCCGCGCTCTCGTCGAGGATGAAGCACGCATCCGGCCGCTGGAGGGGGGCGACGTCGAGGCACTGGGTGAGCGCTTCCAGGAGCGAGTGGGGCTCGACGTCGAGCACCTCGAGCTCCAGGCCGGCGGAGGCGGGGCAGTGCTCCCACAGCCACTGCAGCCCGCGCCAGGCGGACTCCAGTCGCGCCACCCGCGGGTGCTGGAGGATGTCCCGAGCCGTGGTGAAGAGAGTCTCCTCGAGGACCGCCAGCGCGGAGCGACGGGCCTCCTCGGGCGAGCGCGAGCCCTGGGCGGCCTGGGCCATGGCGGCGGCGAGCCGGCCAGACCCCATGACGGACTGGAGGTGCGCCGCGTCATCCGGATGGAGCGCTCCGGCGCCGCAGAGCGCCGCATGGGCGCCGCGCAGGACGCGCAGGTCCGGAGTCGAGTCGACGAGCTCCGAGAGCTGGAAGGCGTGGAGCGAGGGGAAGGAGACCTCATAGGAGTTCGCATCGCCGGAGCCGATGCGGTCCTGGACGGGGATGCGCAGGCCGCTCGTGGAGCGGCCGAGCTGCTCGGCGAAGGAGTCCCGCGTGAGCGGAAATCGCTGGCCCGAGGGCGAGGGCCGGAGGGCGCCGGCGACGAGCCAGCGCACGCGCGTGCCTGTCGGATGGGTGGCGTCCATGGGCTCCAGTCAGGCGCTCGAGGTGGAGGCCCTACACTAGCCCGAACCAGGTGGGGGAAGGACTGGGGAGAGCCCTCTCGGGGGTCCCCCTGGAGGCTCGACGCGTCTAGACTGCGGTTTCGGCGCGGAGTGCCTCGATTGGCGGTGAGAAGCCCATGCCCAGCAACGAATACCGGGTCAAATCGGGAGATACGCTGTCTGCCATCGCCCGGCGGCACGATGTCGCCGTGGACGTGCTCGCCCGGACGAACGGGATCAGCGACGTCAATCGCATCTACGTCGGTCAGGTGCTGAAGCTCCCGGAGCCGGTCACCGCCGAGCAGCTCCTTCCGGCGCAGTCGCCGACCCACCGGGTCCTGGCGGGCGAGAAACTGGAAGACATTGCCCTCGAGTACGTCGTCTCGGTGGAGGAGCTGCGCGAGGCCAACGGCCTCTCCGAGACGGACGCCATCTTCATGGGGCAGGTGCTGACCCTCCCCCAGAAGACGCCGGCTACCGAGACGAAGCCGCTGAACACGCAGGGAAGGACCACCACGTCCGAGGACGGTGCTCCGACGATCAACGAAGTCATGGAGGTGGCCTTCCGCATCACCGGCGCCTTCGAGGGAGGACAGGCGAAGGCCTACCAGAACAAGGACAGCGGGATCGTCAGCTACGGGAAGCACCAGGCGACGCTGGCGTCGGGAACGCTCGGCATCATCCTCCAGAAGTACGTGGACCAGTCGCAGAGCGTGACGGCGAAGCAGCTGTCCGTCTACATGCCCAAGGTCAACAAGAAGGACGAGTCCCTGAGGGAGGATGCGGGCTTCAAGAAGCTGCTCCTGGCGGCGGCCGATGATGCCCTGATGGGCACCATCCAGGATGCCGTCTTCGCCGAGAAGTACTGGCCCGCGGCCGAGAAGGGAGCCAAGGCCGACAAGCTCGAGTCTCCGCTGGCCCTGGCCATGTACTACGACACCAACATCCAGGGCGGCCTGAGCGACGTCCGGACCTCGACGGCCACGAGCCTCAAGGGCAAGGACTACACGGAGGCCGAGTGGCTGAAGGAGTTCAACACGCAGCGGGATCTGCGCCTGAAGAGGCTCGCGGAGAAGCGGAGCAAGGCCGCCAAGGACCCCAAGAAGTCCGCCAAGGAGAAGCAGAGCCTCGAGAAGGACGCGGCCATGATCGAGGGCTCCCGCTCGCGAGTGAAGGATCTGCAGAAGCTGGTGACGGACGGAGATCTCCAGCTCAAGGGTGACAAGGACGGGAAGATCCTCGCCAACGGCAAGTGGGTCGATGGCCTGAAGTCGGGAGGCGGGAAGACCTCGGAGCAGGGTGGCACGTCCGTGGTCCAGCCAGGAGGTGTGAAGACCTCGGAGCAGGGCGGTACGTCCGTGGTCCAGGTGGAGAAGCCCGCGGTCGTGAGCAAGCCCTCGGCCAACTATGGCTCGCGTGGCTCGACGAAGATCGACGCCATCATCATGCACCACACCGCGAGCAACAACGCGGCGCAGGATCTGGTGCAGCTGACCAAGAAGGGCACGGGGGTGAGCGCGCACTACCTCATCGCGCCGGATGGCACCGTCTACCAGCTGGTGGATGACGACAAGCGGGCGTGGCACGCGGGCGTGTCGGCGATCCGGGAAGAGAAGACGGACGTGAACTCGCGCTCCATCGGCATCGAGCTCACGAACGACGGACTGGGCAAGACGCCCTTCACCGAGGAGCAGTACGAGGCGCTGGAGAAGCTCGTCCCGTACCTGGCCGTGACGTACGACATCCCGATGGAGAACATCCTCGGACACCGGGATGTGGCCCCGAAGCGCAAGACGGACCCGGCGGACAACTTCGACTGGCCCCGGGTGCGCAAGGCCGTCACCGCGGCTCGGAGTGGCACTGGCACGGGGACCACCACCGACAGCAAGCCGAAGACGACGGTCGTGACGACCGGCTCCACGGGAAACACGACCACTGGCTCCACGGGAAACACGACGCCCCTCTCCGGGAACTTCAATACCGCGCTGAAGGACTGGATCACGTTGCACGAGGATCGCCGCTACCAGGTCTACACCGACACCAAGGGACACCCGACGGTGGGCATCGGCTTCAACCTGGATCGGGAAGGTGCCCAGCAGAGCTTGAAGGCGCTGGGGGTCGACTACGCGGCGGTCAAGGCCGGGCGCACGAAGCTGACGGACGCGCAGATCGACGCGTTGTTCGAGGCGGACGTGAAGGGCGTGGTCGAGACCGCTCGGACCTTGCTCGGACAGAAGACGTACGACGCCCTGAATGACGCGCGGAAGATCGTCGTGCTCGACATGATCTTCAACCTGGGAGCGACCGGGTTCGGCAAGTTCAAGAAGCTGATTCAAGCGCTCCAGAGAACCGACTACCAGGCGGCCGCCCTCGAGATGGAAGACTCGCTCTGGTACGGGCAGGTCGGCCGCCGCTCCAAGAACGACGTGGCCTCGATGCGGACCGGCACGCTGTCATCGACGAGCTCGGGCACGAAGGGGAGCGGCTCCACCACCCAGAAGCCTGTCGAGGATCCGAAGAAGAAGACCGAGCCGACCAAGGGGACTGGGAAGAAGCCGTCTCAGCCCACGCAGGCTGTCGACCTCAACGAGATTGCCCGGAACGTCCATGGCGCCGTGAGCGGAATCGGAACGGACGAGCAGACGATCTACACGAACCTCGCCAGGCTGAATTACGACGAGAGGCTCATCAAGGAGTTCAAGAGCGTCTACCAGAGCCTCTATGGCGTGGATGTGGTGGCGGACCTCAAGGCCGATCTGTCGAACTCCTGGTGGGGCGGCTCCGAGCTGGACCGCGCGCTGGCGTACCTCACGCCGGGCGGCTCATCGCAGGAGGACGACGGTGGTGAAGGCTTCACCATCGACAGCAAGAACGCGTACATCGTCAAGCTGGCGACGGGGAAGCTGACGACGGGCGCTGACGGCACCTGCGTGACGCAGGTGCGTACGAACATGACCGCGCTGGGAGTGCCGACCTACAGCACGACCGGAAATGATCCGAACAACTCGCGGGGAGCGATGGTCCAGTTGCTCAACTCGGGGCAGTGGGAGTCGGTGCCGATTGCTGGCTCGGAGCAGCGCACGATTGAGAGCAAGACATCGGGCGGGAAGAATGCGTACGGCAACGCCAAGGCCTACGTCTGCCAGGGGCGAGACGTGCTGACTGCGGTGGCGGCGGGGCAGATCCCCGCGGGCACCATCATCTTCCAGACGATGCACGGCTGGGACTACAGCGGCGGGGCCTCGGGGAACGACGTCGGCATCATTCGTAACGACAACGGCGTGCTGAAGACCTTCAACTACAAGCTGATGTCGGGCGTGCTCGTCCACGAGAGCGCGAAGAAGAAGCGCAACATCACGAAGGACGACGAGGTGGTGCTGATCGTTCCGAAGAGCGCCCTCAAGAAGCACTGAGGCCGAGCGACCAGACGTACAAGGCAAAGCCTGCCAATCAACCTTGCATCCAGACAGACGGAGGGCCTGGCTGCTGGCCGAAGATCCTCCCTGAGAGGTCGCGCCACCCATGTCAGTCCTGGGGTGTAGGGGGGATGTATGGATTTCGCGACCCTCGAGACCCTTCGTGACAAGCATCCGGCATGGCGGCTTCTCGTCGCGGACCATGCAGCGTTCGTCATCAGCTTCCTGCACGGCAGCTTCATCGAGGCGAAGGCGCGGGCCTGGTCTCAGCGCGAGCTGTCGCTGCGCTTGGAAGACCATCTGCATGCCCTGCGCGAGCGTCTGGGGGAGGGCTCGCTTCCTCGCACGGCGGAGGCCTACCTGGATGATTGGGCGGGGGCCCTGTGCGGCTGGCTGCGCAAGTTCTATCCCCCCGGCTCGGACGAGCCCCACTTCGACCTGACGCCCGCGGCCGAGCGAGCCATCCGTTGGCTTGCCCAGCTGAGCGAGCGGCCCTTCGTGGGGACGGAATCGCGGCTGCTCACCGTGTTTCATCTGCTGAAGCAGATGACAGAGGGAACCGAGCAGGATCCGCAGGCGCGCCTGGCCGAGCTGGAGCGTCAGAAGGCCGAGCTCGAGGCGGAGATCGCCCGAGTGCGTGCCGGACAGCTGGAGATGATGGAGGAGTCCGCGATCCGGGAGCGGTTCCAGCAGATGGCGGACACCGCGCATGGGCTGCTGGCGGACTTCCGGCAGTTGGAGCACGGCTTCCACGAGCTCGACCGAGCCCTGCGCGAGCGGATCGCGACCTGGGAGGG from Hyalangium gracile includes these protein-coding regions:
- a CDS encoding glucosaminidase domain-containing protein, yielding MSDIRYYIVQSGDSLEGIAKKMGVTVSTIQSQPENAFLKEREKKKQYPIWPGDRLAIPGKAGSKSLVTQPQQSPSAAQQALDYLMFLVKMHPAVMLATGVAHLVTTNPPKKTPTTNNTKTTGANTSSSGTQTKTVLPLEGYSKKHPQIWSSVVLTKPIESAFLVLAPYLPKGVVMTSGYRSDADQERIINDYYAKYKGNPLVTDVEKRRQWLIAKPRSLKIGKVGYSPHRTGYAFDLSGGSLDAIQAAVDKCVKEQGQKFPLLSTLIERSNNCLHINLTPSATVVAETNVTKPSTNTSNSSSSSLPLTDLKGIKIPKTGNAFIDGHSADAILSQRETGVPASVTLAQAILESGWGKSTLASKYKNYFGIKGKSVNGTIVLSTGEHLDGKDVVIKDGFRVYNTPSESFADHGRFFIVNKRYAEAMKHTDDCERFAEEIHKAGYATDPEYSTKLIKLMRQHKLAQFDGIALGMGPIDPSASNTTTTTSNTKTTTTNTTTSSTTSSTTSSTTSSTDAPSLAAVAAGKAVLTYGMKGPAVKEVQQLLVQTGYLTQADMDTGPGKFGPKTLAALQDFQRSAEVSSPKGTVDKETLEVLKKAKPKTQTEQPKQETPSTDHKSNSSTSVAVYDGKTPAPGTVKDAWVPLDAPVKGDPNRRSAETYLAVIKQFAVTVNRRYARTSASTFCNIFAWDVTKAMGTEIPHWVDKDNNPSGQSAKNRELNANATQAWLKDHGGRFGWKMLGQTNRPADSQTESKRPAVWKQAQDLANKGFPVVVIWRNPGGIGHIGVIRPGEVTANGPALSQAGANNVEDGHVHDSTTFGGKPVVEYWSNETGQVDPRLAAA
- a CDS encoding YARHG domain-containing protein, with the translated sequence MTTLGRFSVLWLGLAASNALAGSCFCDIDLYPKVLLGKATPQDLAQCEQRPSRSDALGCMRALSFKNVQKGDQTAESFRLGVEALVAATKDKALSKDATSLLLTSQSYRDPELRAKVRPAMERAGRAPLWDTLVKASSGDAAGFTQALYSYCEQYPIISALELDNVSLAQLWPPPSGVKPADARKRFSCPYGQNLVLDAAIRALSGDLPAEPLALLSPQQLRILRNAVYARHGRTFQAKDLQDFFSQEPWYRKDPAYTDAVLTPQDQRNLEVIQAAESRAKK
- a CDS encoding type VI secretion system contractile sheath domain-containing protein, with translation MDATHPTGTRVRWLVAGALRPSPSGQRFPLTRDSFAEQLGRSTSGLRIPVQDRIGSGDANSYEVSFPSLHAFQLSELVDSTPDLRVLRGAHAALCGAGALHPDDAAHLQSVMGSGRLAAAMAQAAQGSRSPEEARRSALAVLEETLFTTARDILQHPRVARLESAWRGLQWLWEHCPASAGLELEVLDVEPHSLLEALTQCLDVAPLQRPDACFILDESADLDALRQLAALGEQASLPMVVAVPHSLLGEGPSPSSDTEARLREQWRRLRAEESSRWLCAALNPVVMLAEQHGGIRRQCFTSPVLAVAALLAASFRDTRTFGRLGGPGSSTRAPAVWKPQAGSTVATEVCLSLREQERLAAQGLLGVSGWWDSDAVMLAAAPTVYGGRDATPLPAQLLTGRLVRLAQELTERLPAGAAPDAIAAAFSRAAEVFLPTGSKQDCQLHARVVSTGRGERGVQVRASVRPELAGTHLQLAFTLPLPG
- a CDS encoding N-acetylmuramoyl-L-alanine amidase, translating into MPSNEYRVKSGDTLSAIARRHDVAVDVLARTNGISDVNRIYVGQVLKLPEPVTAEQLLPAQSPTHRVLAGEKLEDIALEYVVSVEELREANGLSETDAIFMGQVLTLPQKTPATETKPLNTQGRTTTSEDGAPTINEVMEVAFRITGAFEGGQAKAYQNKDSGIVSYGKHQATLASGTLGIILQKYVDQSQSVTAKQLSVYMPKVNKKDESLREDAGFKKLLLAAADDALMGTIQDAVFAEKYWPAAEKGAKADKLESPLALAMYYDTNIQGGLSDVRTSTATSLKGKDYTEAEWLKEFNTQRDLRLKRLAEKRSKAAKDPKKSAKEKQSLEKDAAMIEGSRSRVKDLQKLVTDGDLQLKGDKDGKILANGKWVDGLKSGGGKTSEQGGTSVVQPGGVKTSEQGGTSVVQVEKPAVVSKPSANYGSRGSTKIDAIIMHHTASNNAAQDLVQLTKKGTGVSAHYLIAPDGTVYQLVDDDKRAWHAGVSAIREEKTDVNSRSIGIELTNDGLGKTPFTEEQYEALEKLVPYLAVTYDIPMENILGHRDVAPKRKTDPADNFDWPRVRKAVTAARSGTGTGTTTDSKPKTTVVTTGSTGNTTTGSTGNTTPLSGNFNTALKDWITLHEDRRYQVYTDTKGHPTVGIGFNLDREGAQQSLKALGVDYAAVKAGRTKLTDAQIDALFEADVKGVVETARTLLGQKTYDALNDARKIVVLDMIFNLGATGFGKFKKLIQALQRTDYQAAALEMEDSLWYGQVGRRSKNDVASMRTGTLSSTSSGTKGSGSTTQKPVEDPKKKTEPTKGTGKKPSQPTQAVDLNEIARNVHGAVSGIGTDEQTIYTNLARLNYDERLIKEFKSVYQSLYGVDVVADLKADLSNSWWGGSELDRALAYLTPGGSSQEDDGGEGFTIDSKNAYIVKLATGKLTTGADGTCVTQVRTNMTALGVPTYSTTGNDPNNSRGAMVQLLNSGQWESVPIAGSEQRTIESKTSGGKNAYGNAKAYVCQGRDVLTAVAAGQIPAGTIIFQTMHGWDYSGGASGNDVGIIRNDNGVLKTFNYKLMSGVLVHESAKKKRNITKDDEVVLIVPKSALKKH